Within Aliivibrio fischeri, the genomic segment AGTAGGAACCTCTTCTCGAGCAAAAGCGGGCTCTTTTCGCTCTTTCTGAACAACCACGTCTTCTTTTGGTTGATCAAACCCACGCATAGGAGCAGCTTGTTCATCATCAACGTCTGAATCAAAATCTATGTCTACTTTCTTTCCAAATTTTGAGCTCGTTTCTTTTCGACTTGTCCACAAGCCATGAAACAATAATGCCGCAATGGCCAATGCTCCAACAAGTATCAACACTAATCGCAATTCTTGCATCGTTAACTCTCTGCTCTTCTGCTTTATTGAGCTTTCTCTTAAATTAAAATAAGAAAGCTTATATCAACTATCATATGAATGTAGTTTAGTTATTATCACTAATCTACCACTACTTTCCTGTAATGTACCAAATAATAACCCTATTGTTGAATAACAAAATGAAAGTGGTGACATAAATCTTACATTTGAACTGTTTAGTGGAACTTTATTTGCTCATATTTCATTTATTTGTCTCAATTTTTGAGTATAGTGAACTTAACATCCACACAGTAAAATACAAATTATGAATTCGTTTAAACAATCTCAATCTGGGGTTCAATACTTTTTAAAAGGCATTTCATTAGCAATGACACCAGGCTTGCGTCGATTTGTTTTTATCCCTTTATTGATTAATTTCTTATTGCTTGGTGGCTCTTTTATTTATTTATTTAATCAAATTGGTAGTTGGATTGACCAAATTCTAACTCAAATACCAAGTTGGTTAGATTGGTTATCTTATTTGTTGTGGCCTTTAATTGTCATCAGTATATTAGCCGTCTTCTCATACTTCTTTAGTACATTAGCGAACTGGATTGCAGCTCCATTTAACGGTTTACTCTCTGAACATCTTGAAGCGAAATTGACAGGGCAACCTGCACCAAGTGGCGGAGTGTTAGATGCGGTCAAAGACTTACCTCGCATCTTCAAACGTGAATGGCAAAAGTTGAAATACTACATACCTAAAGCATTAGGCCTATTTATTCTCTTTTTCGTCCCTGCGATAGGTCAGAGTATCGCACCTGTTTTATGGTTTTATTTACCGCTTGGATGATGGCTATTCAATATTGTGACTACCCATTTGATAATCATAAAGTTCCATTTGAAACAATGAGAGATGAACTTAAAACAAAGCGTGGAAAATGTTTATCCTTTGGCTCGCTTGTGACACTTTTTACCATGACACCAATCCTAAACCTATTTGTTATGCCAATCGCAGTTTGTGGTGCGACCGCTATGTGGGTTGATGTTTACCGTGATACACATAAAAACCGTTAATCCATAACTTATAACCTTTTGATCCTTTCTCAATTTAAAAACTCTTCGTATTCTAGTTGTGTTGAGTTACTCAAATTGAGTTAAAAATAATTTATATAATCACGTTGACCGTGAAATGAAGGAACAGATCATGACAAAGATTTACGAAGATAATTCTCAAACTATTGGTAATACACCACTTGTTCGCCTAAACCGTGTAAGCAAAGGTAACGTTCTTGCAAAAGTAGAAGCTCGTAACCCTAGTTTTAGTGTTAAATGTCGTATTGGCGCAAACATGATTTGGGAAGCGGAAAAAGCTGGTACGCTAAAAGAAGGGATTGAACTAGTAGAGCCTACATCAGGTAATACAGGTATTGCTCTTGCTTTTGTTGCCGCAGCACGTGGTTATAAACTAACGCTAACGATGCCAGCCTCAATGAGCCTTGAGCGTCGTAAACTACTTAAAGCATTAGGCGCAAACCTTGTTTTGACTGAAGCGCCTAAAGGTATGGGTGGAGCTATTGCTAAGGCTGAAGAAATTGTTGCAAGCGACCCAAGTAAGTACCTACTTCTTCAACAATTTAACAACCCAGCAAACCCTGCTATTCATGAAAAAACAACAGGTCCAGAAATTTGGGAAGCGACTGAAGGCAATATTGATGTGTTCGTAGCCGGTGTAGGTACAGGTGGCACATTAACAGGTACAAGCCGTTACCTAAAGCACACTCAGAATAAAGCTGTTCTTTCTGTTGCTGTTGAACCAGCAGAGTCTCCAGTTATTGCTCAAGCGTTAGCTGGTGAGGAGATCAAACCTGCTCCACATAAGATCCAAGGTATTGGTGCTGGTTTCATCCCAGGTAACCTAGATCTAACACTAATTGACCGTGTTGAAGCAGTAACATCTGAAGATGCAATTGAAATGGCTCGTCGATTAATGGAAGAAGAAGGGATTCTTGCTGGTATTTCTTCTGGTGCAGCTGTAGTCGCAGCTAATCGCATTGCAGAACTACCTGAATTTGCTAATAAACAAATTGTTGTGGTGTTACCAAGCTCTGGTGAGCGTTACTTAAGTACAGCATTGTT encodes:
- the cysK gene encoding cysteine synthase A, with the translated sequence MTKIYEDNSQTIGNTPLVRLNRVSKGNVLAKVEARNPSFSVKCRIGANMIWEAEKAGTLKEGIELVEPTSGNTGIALAFVAAARGYKLTLTMPASMSLERRKLLKALGANLVLTEAPKGMGGAIAKAEEIVASDPSKYLLLQQFNNPANPAIHEKTTGPEIWEATEGNIDVFVAGVGTGGTLTGTSRYLKHTQNKAVLSVAVEPAESPVIAQALAGEEIKPAPHKIQGIGAGFIPGNLDLTLIDRVEAVTSEDAIEMARRLMEEEGILAGISSGAAVVAANRIAELPEFANKQIVVVLPSSGERYLSTALFAGLFTEQENEQ